One part of the Vidua chalybeata isolate OUT-0048 chromosome 11, bVidCha1 merged haplotype, whole genome shotgun sequence genome encodes these proteins:
- the CTCF gene encoding transcriptional repressor CTCF isoform X2, producing the protein MEGEAVDAIVEESETFIKGKERKTYQRRREGGQEDDACHIPPNQADGSEVVQDVSSGVQMVMMDQLDPTLLQMKTEVMEGAVPPETEATVDDTQIITLQVVNMEEQPINLGELQLVQVPVPVTVPVATTSVEELQGAYENEVSKGGLQEGEPMICHTLPLPEGFQVVKVGANGEVETLEQGELQPQEDPNWQKDPDYQPPAKKTKKNKKSKLRYTEEGKDVDVSVYDFEEEQQEGLLSEVNAEKVVGNMKPPKPTKIKKKGVKKTFQCELCSYTCPRRSNLDRHMKSHTDERPHKCHLCGRAFRTVTLLRNHLNTHTGTRPHKCPDCDMAFVTSGELVRHRRYKHTHEKPFKCSMCDYASVEVSKLKRHIRSHTGERPFQCSLCSYASRDTYKLKRHMRTHSGEKPYECYICHARFTQSGTMKMHILQKHTENVAKFHCPHCDTVIARKSDLGVHLRKQHSYIEQGKKCRYCDAVFHERYALIQHQKSHKNEKRFKCDQCDYACRQERHMVMHKRTHTGEKPYACSHCDKTFRQKQLLDMHFKRYHDPNFVPAAFVCSKCGKTFTRRNTMARHADNCSGLDGGEGENGGETKKGKRGRKRKMRSKKEDSSDSEENAEPDLDDNEDEEETAVEIEAEPEVEQEAPAPPPSKKRRGRPPGKAAAQPKQSQPAAIIQVEDQNTGEIENIIVEVKKEPDAETAEEEEEAQPAVVEAPNGDLTPEMILSMMDR; encoded by the exons ATGGAAGGTGAGGCAGTCGACGCTATTGTGGAGGAATCAGAAACTTTCATtaagggaaaagagaggaaaacctATCAAAGACGCCGTGAAGGTGGGCAAGAGGATGATGCTTGTCATATACCACCAAACCAAGCAGATGGAAGTGAAGTGGTGCAGGATGTCAGCAGTGGGGTGCAGATGGTGATGATGGATCAGCTGGATCCAACTCTTCTTCAAATGAAGACCGAAGTAATGGAAGGTGCAGTGCCTCCAGAAACTGAGGCTACTGTGGATGACACACAGATCATAACACTTCAGGTTGTTAATATGGAAGAGCAGCCTATAAACCTTGGTGAGCTTCAGCTGGTCCAAGTACCTGTACCAGTGACTGTACCTGTTGCCACCACGTCTGTGGAAGAACTGCAGGGAGCTTATGAAAATGAGGTTTCCAAAGGAGGCCTGCAGGAGGGGGAGCCCATGATCTGTCACACCCTCCCTTTACCAGAAGGCTTCCAAGTTGTGAAAGTGGGTGCTAACGGTGAGGTGGAGACACTGGAACAAGGTGAACTTCAGCCACAGGAAGATCCCAATTGGCAAAAAGATCCAGACTATCAGCCACCagccaaaaaaacaaagaaaaacaaaaagagtaAGCTTCGCTACACTGAGGAAGGCAAAGATGTGGATGTCTCTGTATATGACTTtgaagaggagcagcaggagggttTGTTGTCCGAGGTTAATGCAGAAAAGGTGGTGGGCAATATGAAGccaccaaaaccaacaaaaattaaaaagaaag GTGTAAAGAAGACATTCCAGTGCGAGCTGTGCAGTTACACTTGTCCGCGTCGTTCCAACTTGGACCGCCACATGAAAAGCCACACCGATGAAAGACCACACAAGTGCCATCTCTGTGGCAGGGCTTTCCGGACAGTCACGTTGCTGAGGAACCACCTCAACACTCACACAG GTACTCGCCCTCACAAGTGCCCAGACTGCGACATGGCCTTTGTGACCAGTGGAGAGTTGGTTCGGCATCGCCGCTACAAACACACCCACGAGAAACCATTCAAATGTTCCATGTGTGACTATGCCAGTGTGGAG GTTAGCAAATTGAAACGCCACATCCGTTCGCACACCGGGGAGCGCCCGTTCCAGTGCAGCCTGTGCAGCTATGCCAGCAGAGACACCTACAAACTGAAGAGGCACATGAGGACCCACTCCG GAGAGAAGCCATATGAATGTTACATCTGCCATGCTCGCTTCACTCAGAGCGGTACCATGAAGATGCACATTCTGCAGAAGCACACAGAGAATGTGGCCAAATTCCACTGTCCTCACTGTGATACTGTTATAGCGAGAAAGAGTGACCTGG GTGTCCACTTGCGGAAGCAGCATTCCTACATTGAGCAGGGCAAGAAGTGTCGCTACTGTGACGCTGTGTTCCATGAGAGGTATGCCCTCATCCAGCATCAAAAGTCCCACAAGAACGAGAAGCGCTTCAAGTGTGACCAGTGTGATTATGCTTGCAGACAG GAGCGGCACATGGTCATGCACAAACGGACCCATACTGGAGAAAAGCCTTATGCCTGTAGCCATTGTGATAAAACCTTCCGCCAGAAGCAGCTCCTCGACATGCACTTCAAGAGATACCACGATCCCAACTTTGTCCCTGCTGCCTTTGTCTGCTCCAAGTGTGGCAAAACATTCACTCGCAGG AACACAATGGCCAGACATGCTGATAACTGCTCTGGCCTAGATGGTGGGGAAGGAGAGAATGGAGGAGAGACAAAGAAAGGCAAACGTGGCCGAAAGAGAAAGATGCGTTCTAAGAAAGAAGATTCTTCTGATAGTG AGGAAAATGCTGAACCAGATTTGGATGATAATGAAGATGAGGAGGAGACAGCAGTAGAAATTGAGGCTGAACCAGAAGTTGAGCAAGAGGCTCCTGCACCACCTCCCAGtaagaaaagaagaggaagaccaccaggcaaagctgctgcacAACCAAAACAATCCCAGC ctgcagcaatCATTCAGGTTGAAGACCAGAACACTGGTGAAATTGAAAACATTATAGTTGAAGTGAAGAAAGAACCTGATGCAgaaacagcagaggaagaggaggaagctCAGCCTGCTGTAGTGGAAGCTCCCAATGGAGACCTCACCCCTGAGATGATTCTCAGCATGATGGACCGGTGA
- the CTCF gene encoding transcriptional repressor CTCF isoform X1, giving the protein MKRTNQSRQKCRSAKNINQEGEMEGEAVDAIVEESETFIKGKERKTYQRRREGGQEDDACHIPPNQADGSEVVQDVSSGVQMVMMDQLDPTLLQMKTEVMEGAVPPETEATVDDTQIITLQVVNMEEQPINLGELQLVQVPVPVTVPVATTSVEELQGAYENEVSKGGLQEGEPMICHTLPLPEGFQVVKVGANGEVETLEQGELQPQEDPNWQKDPDYQPPAKKTKKNKKSKLRYTEEGKDVDVSVYDFEEEQQEGLLSEVNAEKVVGNMKPPKPTKIKKKGVKKTFQCELCSYTCPRRSNLDRHMKSHTDERPHKCHLCGRAFRTVTLLRNHLNTHTGTRPHKCPDCDMAFVTSGELVRHRRYKHTHEKPFKCSMCDYASVEVSKLKRHIRSHTGERPFQCSLCSYASRDTYKLKRHMRTHSGEKPYECYICHARFTQSGTMKMHILQKHTENVAKFHCPHCDTVIARKSDLGVHLRKQHSYIEQGKKCRYCDAVFHERYALIQHQKSHKNEKRFKCDQCDYACRQERHMVMHKRTHTGEKPYACSHCDKTFRQKQLLDMHFKRYHDPNFVPAAFVCSKCGKTFTRRNTMARHADNCSGLDGGEGENGGETKKGKRGRKRKMRSKKEDSSDSEENAEPDLDDNEDEEETAVEIEAEPEVEQEAPAPPPSKKRRGRPPGKAAAQPKQSQPAAIIQVEDQNTGEIENIIVEVKKEPDAETAEEEEEAQPAVVEAPNGDLTPEMILSMMDR; this is encoded by the exons CAGGAAGGTGAAATGGAAGGTGAGGCAGTCGACGCTATTGTGGAGGAATCAGAAACTTTCATtaagggaaaagagaggaaaacctATCAAAGACGCCGTGAAGGTGGGCAAGAGGATGATGCTTGTCATATACCACCAAACCAAGCAGATGGAAGTGAAGTGGTGCAGGATGTCAGCAGTGGGGTGCAGATGGTGATGATGGATCAGCTGGATCCAACTCTTCTTCAAATGAAGACCGAAGTAATGGAAGGTGCAGTGCCTCCAGAAACTGAGGCTACTGTGGATGACACACAGATCATAACACTTCAGGTTGTTAATATGGAAGAGCAGCCTATAAACCTTGGTGAGCTTCAGCTGGTCCAAGTACCTGTACCAGTGACTGTACCTGTTGCCACCACGTCTGTGGAAGAACTGCAGGGAGCTTATGAAAATGAGGTTTCCAAAGGAGGCCTGCAGGAGGGGGAGCCCATGATCTGTCACACCCTCCCTTTACCAGAAGGCTTCCAAGTTGTGAAAGTGGGTGCTAACGGTGAGGTGGAGACACTGGAACAAGGTGAACTTCAGCCACAGGAAGATCCCAATTGGCAAAAAGATCCAGACTATCAGCCACCagccaaaaaaacaaagaaaaacaaaaagagtaAGCTTCGCTACACTGAGGAAGGCAAAGATGTGGATGTCTCTGTATATGACTTtgaagaggagcagcaggagggttTGTTGTCCGAGGTTAATGCAGAAAAGGTGGTGGGCAATATGAAGccaccaaaaccaacaaaaattaaaaagaaag GTGTAAAGAAGACATTCCAGTGCGAGCTGTGCAGTTACACTTGTCCGCGTCGTTCCAACTTGGACCGCCACATGAAAAGCCACACCGATGAAAGACCACACAAGTGCCATCTCTGTGGCAGGGCTTTCCGGACAGTCACGTTGCTGAGGAACCACCTCAACACTCACACAG GTACTCGCCCTCACAAGTGCCCAGACTGCGACATGGCCTTTGTGACCAGTGGAGAGTTGGTTCGGCATCGCCGCTACAAACACACCCACGAGAAACCATTCAAATGTTCCATGTGTGACTATGCCAGTGTGGAG GTTAGCAAATTGAAACGCCACATCCGTTCGCACACCGGGGAGCGCCCGTTCCAGTGCAGCCTGTGCAGCTATGCCAGCAGAGACACCTACAAACTGAAGAGGCACATGAGGACCCACTCCG GAGAGAAGCCATATGAATGTTACATCTGCCATGCTCGCTTCACTCAGAGCGGTACCATGAAGATGCACATTCTGCAGAAGCACACAGAGAATGTGGCCAAATTCCACTGTCCTCACTGTGATACTGTTATAGCGAGAAAGAGTGACCTGG GTGTCCACTTGCGGAAGCAGCATTCCTACATTGAGCAGGGCAAGAAGTGTCGCTACTGTGACGCTGTGTTCCATGAGAGGTATGCCCTCATCCAGCATCAAAAGTCCCACAAGAACGAGAAGCGCTTCAAGTGTGACCAGTGTGATTATGCTTGCAGACAG GAGCGGCACATGGTCATGCACAAACGGACCCATACTGGAGAAAAGCCTTATGCCTGTAGCCATTGTGATAAAACCTTCCGCCAGAAGCAGCTCCTCGACATGCACTTCAAGAGATACCACGATCCCAACTTTGTCCCTGCTGCCTTTGTCTGCTCCAAGTGTGGCAAAACATTCACTCGCAGG AACACAATGGCCAGACATGCTGATAACTGCTCTGGCCTAGATGGTGGGGAAGGAGAGAATGGAGGAGAGACAAAGAAAGGCAAACGTGGCCGAAAGAGAAAGATGCGTTCTAAGAAAGAAGATTCTTCTGATAGTG AGGAAAATGCTGAACCAGATTTGGATGATAATGAAGATGAGGAGGAGACAGCAGTAGAAATTGAGGCTGAACCAGAAGTTGAGCAAGAGGCTCCTGCACCACCTCCCAGtaagaaaagaagaggaagaccaccaggcaaagctgctgcacAACCAAAACAATCCCAGC ctgcagcaatCATTCAGGTTGAAGACCAGAACACTGGTGAAATTGAAAACATTATAGTTGAAGTGAAGAAAGAACCTGATGCAgaaacagcagaggaagaggaggaagctCAGCCTGCTGTAGTGGAAGCTCCCAATGGAGACCTCACCCCTGAGATGATTCTCAGCATGATGGACCGGTGA